One Acidimicrobiia bacterium genomic window carries:
- a CDS encoding SigE family RNA polymerase sigma factor: MRERGVWSRSELAEQFTARAPGLRRTAYLLCGDWTRAEDLVQTVFANVYARRRRLRSREALGAYLRQSLTRTYLDANARHWKREHATDELPDVALPHDDAIEDRLVLLDALERVPPRQRACLVLRFYDDCSVEETATLLDCSVGTVKSNTARGLDALRAVLADEAPDLVTTPWRHS, from the coding sequence GTGCGGGAACGCGGTGTTTGGAGTCGGTCCGAGCTCGCCGAGCAGTTCACGGCGCGCGCACCCGGTCTACGACGTACGGCGTATCTGCTGTGTGGAGACTGGACGCGCGCCGAGGACCTCGTGCAGACGGTGTTCGCCAACGTGTACGCGCGGCGACGCCGACTGCGCAGTCGTGAGGCACTCGGCGCGTACCTCCGGCAGTCGCTGACCCGCACGTACCTCGACGCGAACGCGCGTCACTGGAAGCGAGAGCACGCGACGGACGAGCTGCCCGATGTCGCGCTGCCGCACGACGACGCGATCGAGGACCGGTTGGTACTCCTCGACGCGCTCGAGCGTGTCCCCCCGAGGCAACGCGCGTGCCTCGTGCTCCGCTTCTACGACGACTGCTCCGTCGAGGAGACCGCGACGCTGCTCGATTGCAGCGTCGGCACCGTCAAGAGCAATACCGCGCGCGGGCTCGACGCGTTGCGTGCGGTGCTCGCCGACGAGGCACCCGACCTCGTCACGACCCCTTGGAGGCACTCATGA
- a CDS encoding ATP-binding cassette domain-containing protein, translating into MPTDLAAECRDLVQMYPAAGGAVLALGGVAARFPTGSTTVVIGPSGAGKSTFLRLVACLERPAAGEVWVDGRATTMLRARARRRIATRRIGYVFQRPADNLLEYLGVRAHLVLALRMRGEHGAAADRLLAAAGLAGVADRRVSSLSAGEQQRLAFAMAVAGDPSLVVADEPTAELDPDATAALVASLPAYADAGQTFLISSHDPAVIEVADQLLVIRRGTLAARAARAGEEPLAVIDDAGRVQLPDDAVDLFPDRRVRLSVVDGRVRIDEP; encoded by the coding sequence GTGCCGACTGACCTCGCGGCCGAGTGCCGCGACCTCGTGCAGATGTATCCGGCCGCGGGCGGCGCGGTGCTCGCCCTCGGCGGGGTCGCGGCACGCTTCCCCACCGGCAGCACCACCGTCGTCATCGGGCCGTCGGGCGCCGGCAAGTCGACGTTTCTCCGGCTCGTCGCGTGTCTCGAGCGACCCGCGGCGGGAGAGGTGTGGGTCGACGGCCGCGCGACCACCATGCTGCGCGCCCGCGCGCGCCGACGCATCGCGACGCGCCGGATCGGCTACGTGTTCCAGCGTCCTGCCGACAACCTGCTCGAGTACTTGGGCGTGCGCGCGCACCTCGTCCTCGCGCTGCGGATGCGCGGTGAGCACGGCGCGGCGGCGGACCGCCTGCTCGCGGCGGCCGGCCTCGCCGGAGTTGCGGACCGGCGCGTGTCCAGCCTCTCCGCGGGTGAGCAGCAACGCCTCGCGTTCGCGATGGCGGTCGCGGGCGACCCGTCGCTCGTCGTCGCCGACGAACCCACGGCCGAGCTCGATCCGGATGCGACGGCCGCGCTCGTCGCGAGCCTTCCCGCATACGCCGACGCCGGGCAGACGTTCCTGATCTCGTCGCACGACCCGGCCGTGATCGAGGTCGCCGACCAGCTGCTCGTCATCCGCCGGGGCACCCTCGCGGCGCGCGCCGCGCGCGCGGGCGAGGAGCCGCTCGCGGTGATCGACGACGCAGGACGCGTGCAGCTGCCGGACGACGCGGTGGATCTCTTCCCCGACCGGCGGGTGCGGCTCTCGGTCGTCGACGGTCGCGTGCGGATCGACGAGCCGTGA
- a CDS encoding 2-oxoglutarate and iron-dependent oxygenase domain-containing protein, translating into MESLPIVDVSAADRDAIAHEIDDACRASGFFVVVGHDVSASLTARVESRAREFFALSDDEKREVAMPHGGRAWRGWFPVGGELTAGVPDMKEGFYFGEELGPDDPRVRAGRPLHGSNLFPRRPPELRAAVLEYVDAVTRLGHALLELMARALGLDEQWFARHLTTDPVVLFRIFHYPPLPAGATPNQWSVGEHTDYGLITILGQDASGGLEVHGPDGWIAAPPVPNGFVVNLGDMLERMTGGRYRSTPHRVRNTTGADRISFPLFLDPAWDADVLPIPGMTDPTSDATGRWDGASVHEWSGTYGDYLLAKVGRVFPALLGEVLPDSTGP; encoded by the coding sequence TTGGAGTCGCTGCCGATCGTCGACGTCTCGGCGGCGGATCGTGACGCGATCGCGCACGAGATCGACGACGCCTGCCGCGCGTCGGGCTTCTTCGTCGTCGTCGGTCACGACGTGTCCGCGTCGCTGACGGCGCGTGTCGAGTCCCGCGCGCGTGAGTTCTTCGCGTTGTCCGACGACGAGAAGCGCGAAGTCGCGATGCCGCACGGCGGGCGCGCCTGGCGCGGCTGGTTTCCCGTCGGCGGCGAGCTCACGGCGGGCGTGCCCGACATGAAGGAGGGCTTCTACTTCGGCGAGGAGCTCGGTCCCGACGACCCGCGCGTCCGTGCGGGCCGGCCGCTCCACGGCTCGAATCTCTTCCCGCGCCGACCGCCCGAGTTGCGTGCCGCCGTCTTGGAGTACGTCGATGCGGTGACGCGCCTCGGTCACGCGCTGCTCGAGTTGATGGCGCGCGCGTTGGGACTCGACGAGCAGTGGTTCGCGCGCCACCTCACGACCGACCCCGTCGTCCTGTTCCGCATCTTCCACTACCCGCCCCTTCCCGCGGGTGCGACGCCGAACCAGTGGAGCGTCGGCGAGCACACCGACTACGGGCTCATCACGATCCTCGGGCAGGATGCGTCGGGGGGTCTCGAGGTGCACGGTCCCGACGGTTGGATCGCGGCGCCGCCGGTGCCGAACGGCTTCGTCGTCAACCTCGGCGACATGCTCGAGCGCATGACCGGCGGGCGCTACAGGTCGACGCCGCACCGCGTGCGTAACACCACCGGCGCCGACCGCATCTCGTTCCCGCTGTTCCTCGACCCCGCGTGGGACGCCGATGTATTGCCGATCCCGGGCATGACCGACCCGACGTCGGACGCGACCGGCCGCTGGGACGGCGCCAGCGTGCACGAATGGTCGGGCACCTACGGCGACTACCTGCTCGCGAAGGTCGGCCGGGTGTTCCCCGCGCTGCTGGGCGAGGTCTTGCCCGATTCGACGGGTCCCTGA
- a CDS encoding ABC transporter ATP-binding protein, which yields MTITGVRATSVTKRVDQPPRTLTFPDVELTRGELVAVTGPTASGKTILVNFLAGWDRPDSGTVEWVGASASPPPWSAVAVVPQQFALVDELDVIENITLATRAGVELADDAIAELMEALRLDRLVHRNVQEISVGERQRVMVARALAGTPDVILADEPVAHQDRQNAETVVRLLRERAARGTACLVATREADIAAGADRRIELAPASHAGDGPWSDETVTTWISR from the coding sequence GTGACGATCACCGGCGTGCGCGCGACCTCGGTCACGAAACGGGTCGACCAACCCCCGCGCACGCTCACGTTCCCGGATGTCGAGCTGACGCGCGGTGAGCTCGTCGCGGTGACGGGTCCTACCGCGAGCGGCAAGACGATCCTCGTGAACTTCCTCGCCGGATGGGACCGTCCCGACTCCGGCACCGTCGAGTGGGTCGGCGCCAGCGCGAGCCCGCCGCCGTGGTCGGCGGTCGCGGTCGTGCCCCAACAGTTCGCGCTCGTCGACGAGCTCGACGTCATCGAGAACATCACCCTCGCGACGCGCGCGGGCGTCGAGCTCGCCGACGACGCGATCGCCGAGTTGATGGAGGCGTTGCGACTCGACCGGCTCGTGCACCGCAACGTGCAGGAGATCTCGGTCGGCGAACGGCAACGGGTGATGGTCGCCCGCGCGCTCGCAGGTACGCCGGACGTGATCCTCGCCGACGAGCCGGTCGCGCACCAGGACCGCCAGAACGCCGAGACCGTCGTGCGGCTCCTCCGCGAACGAGCGGCGCGCGGAACCGCCTGCCTCGTCGCGACGCGGGAGGCCGACATCGCCGCAGGCGCCGACCGCCGCATCGAGCTCGCGCCCGCCTCGCACGCGGGCGACGGACCGTGGTCAGATGAGACGGTGACGACCTGGATTTCCCGATGA
- a CDS encoding FtsX-like permease family protein has product MRWLRLLTLSPWRRAPGRLLRAPSLFASIAVAALVLGIAAGSRPLFSSSAGTAALRSDVDQGCASDVGLRVQRQASTVSPAPATAGGALRPAVDVPVGTTTLDADVAKLPALSPVVITVFGGTMRLGPQGGASSASMQVLARTGFEHHVDVVHAVAAPGIWIPDTTARTLHLAAGDRVVLSDNFVATPLVVHAVFRDLAGGRRDRSWCSLQQALDGYGVAVPSPTGFLDRSTLLGVSSRAHMPAVEAWWEYAPDPAHWTVANATRTIPALEHIAAATSNFTLPEGRVFGLGTSSVDSESTLAHSDQASKTGSATVGPVALGGAGVALLVLLVAAHTWLDRRRKEVVVLALRGAGPAALAMKGVLELAPPMLLGGAIGVVAGDLLVRAVGPSSAIASHAVVSAAELVGAAVVVALAAIALVIWLGVRKIGLSPESVSARARLALWEPAVLAVAGAALYELSTRSGSPGSPSAGAHVDTLVLLFPVLLIAGCGGLLARAAVRSDLARLAGPRRATSLWLGLRRVAAARARAVPLIAGATVAVGIVVFSACLASSLRATIRAKSTLGPGSAQAFSLVSARPLPKSSPFGAYATEVTRTRENNNGGTDHARADVLGLDPATFARGAFWERPFSSRSLSSLVRALAEHDHSGVPALAIGDGLPDRFVLSLDAHHGTRSLSTTLAVDVVARPHAFPGLGFESDQPLVVIDRAALTKAGVTDTPEIWVNRTTPSIRSTLLAEGMPITSVVRASDFAPGDLAPQLWALRYLQIIGLVAGIVSLCGLGLYFASIADRRRLGIAVARHVGVSRRATIGATMTEVGTMIGAAVIFGSVLSVVAIGIVFSHIDPAPQIPPAPLFRIDLVAVAICLAGAVLATLLLATLVERTATRRSLAEMLRRAD; this is encoded by the coding sequence GTGCGTTGGTTGCGTCTGCTGACGCTCTCGCCCTGGCGGCGCGCACCCGGCCGTCTGCTCCGCGCACCGTCATTGTTCGCGTCGATCGCGGTCGCCGCGCTCGTGCTCGGCATCGCCGCCGGCTCGCGCCCGCTCTTCTCCTCGTCGGCCGGGACCGCGGCGCTGCGTTCCGACGTCGATCAGGGTTGCGCGTCCGACGTGGGTCTGCGCGTCCAGCGCCAGGCGTCGACGGTCTCACCCGCGCCGGCGACGGCGGGCGGCGCACTGCGACCCGCGGTCGACGTGCCGGTCGGCACGACGACGCTCGACGCCGACGTGGCGAAGCTGCCCGCCCTCTCGCCCGTGGTCATCACCGTCTTCGGCGGCACGATGCGGCTCGGCCCGCAGGGCGGCGCGTCGAGCGCTTCGATGCAGGTGCTCGCTCGGACGGGCTTCGAGCACCACGTCGACGTCGTCCACGCCGTCGCGGCGCCGGGCATCTGGATCCCCGACACGACCGCACGCACGCTCCACCTTGCGGCCGGCGATCGCGTCGTGCTCTCCGACAACTTCGTCGCCACGCCGCTCGTCGTGCACGCGGTGTTCCGCGACCTCGCCGGCGGGCGTCGCGACCGCTCGTGGTGCTCGCTGCAGCAGGCGCTCGACGGCTACGGCGTGGCGGTCCCGTCGCCGACCGGGTTCCTCGATCGGTCGACGCTGCTCGGCGTGTCGTCGCGCGCGCACATGCCTGCGGTCGAAGCCTGGTGGGAGTACGCGCCCGACCCCGCGCACTGGACGGTCGCGAACGCGACGCGCACGATCCCCGCGCTCGAGCACATCGCCGCGGCGACGAGCAACTTCACGTTGCCGGAAGGGCGCGTGTTCGGTTTGGGTACCTCGAGTGTCGACTCCGAGTCGACGCTCGCGCATTCCGATCAGGCCTCGAAGACGGGATCGGCGACGGTCGGGCCGGTCGCGCTCGGCGGCGCGGGTGTCGCGCTCCTGGTGCTGCTCGTCGCCGCGCACACGTGGCTCGATCGGCGGCGCAAGGAGGTCGTCGTGCTGGCGCTGCGCGGGGCGGGGCCCGCCGCGCTGGCGATGAAGGGCGTGCTCGAGCTCGCGCCGCCGATGCTGCTCGGAGGCGCGATCGGCGTCGTGGCCGGCGACCTGCTCGTGCGCGCGGTCGGACCCAGCTCCGCGATCGCGTCGCACGCGGTCGTGAGCGCGGCCGAGCTCGTCGGTGCGGCCGTCGTGGTCGCGCTCGCCGCGATCGCGCTCGTGATCTGGCTCGGAGTCCGCAAGATCGGGCTGTCGCCGGAATCGGTGAGCGCGCGGGCGCGGCTCGCGTTGTGGGAACCGGCGGTCCTCGCCGTCGCGGGCGCCGCGCTGTACGAGCTCAGCACGCGCAGCGGATCGCCGGGCTCACCGAGCGCGGGCGCGCACGTCGACACGCTGGTGCTCCTCTTCCCCGTGCTGCTGATCGCCGGCTGCGGGGGGCTGCTCGCGCGCGCGGCCGTTCGGAGCGACCTCGCGCGCCTCGCCGGTCCGCGCCGCGCGACGAGCCTGTGGCTCGGACTCCGACGGGTCGCCGCGGCACGGGCGCGCGCGGTGCCGCTGATCGCGGGCGCGACGGTCGCGGTCGGCATCGTCGTCTTCTCAGCGTGTCTCGCGTCGTCGCTGCGCGCGACGATTCGCGCGAAGTCGACACTCGGCCCCGGGAGCGCGCAGGCGTTCTCGCTCGTGAGCGCGCGACCGCTGCCGAAGTCTTCACCGTTCGGCGCGTACGCGACCGAGGTGACGCGCACGCGTGAGAACAACAACGGCGGTACGGATCACGCTCGGGCCGATGTCCTCGGCCTCGACCCCGCGACGTTCGCGCGCGGCGCGTTCTGGGAGCGGCCGTTCTCGAGCCGCTCGCTCTCCTCTCTCGTCCGCGCCCTCGCCGAGCACGACCACTCCGGCGTTCCCGCGCTCGCAATCGGCGACGGGCTCCCGGACCGCTTCGTGCTCTCGCTCGACGCGCACCACGGCACGCGGTCGCTGTCGACCACGCTCGCAGTCGACGTCGTGGCGCGCCCGCACGCGTTCCCCGGGCTCGGCTTCGAGAGCGACCAGCCACTCGTCGTCATCGATCGCGCCGCGCTGACGAAGGCGGGCGTGACCGACACGCCCGAGATCTGGGTCAACCGGACGACACCTTCGATCCGCTCCACGCTCCTCGCCGAGGGCATGCCGATCACGTCGGTCGTGCGCGCGAGCGACTTCGCGCCGGGCGACCTCGCGCCGCAGCTGTGGGCGCTCCGCTACCTGCAGATCATCGGTCTCGTCGCCGGGATCGTCAGCCTCTGCGGCCTCGGCCTCTACTTCGCGTCGATCGCTGATCGTCGTCGCCTCGGCATCGCGGTCGCGCGGCATGTCGGTGTGAGCCGCCGGGCCACGATCGGGGCCACGATGACCGAGGTCGGCACGATGATCGGCGCGGCCGTGATCTTCGGCAGCGTCCTCTCGGTCGTCGCGATCGGCATCGTGTTCTCGCACATCGATCCCGCGCCGCAGATCCCGCCCGCGCCGCTGTTCCGAATCGACCTCGTCGCCGTCGCGATCTGTCTCGCGGGCGCCGTGCTCGCGACGCTGCTGCTGGCGACGCTCGTCGAACGCACCGCGACGCGGCGGAGCCTCGCGGAGATGTTGCGCCGTGCCGACTGA
- a CDS encoding S9 family peptidase, producing MLGFRPEDVALLATASDPRLAPDGARVAYTITTVDLEHNRYASRVEVSSCDGSGDPVVLSGAGASAGLARWSPDGRRIAFTSHPVDDDQAVSEIHVVDASGGEPVVVCACPSSPTEIEWCPDGSSLGFVARDPDRERYGAPGEERKEKDMSPRRIERLFTRLDNEGWITDRPSRVFVVDAAASSQPRVVTDGPFEAGGLAWSPDGRRLAFASARHDTWDIDWALDLFVADLAGGAPQRVTTTGPVYALPAWSPDGARLACTRMPPELDGPWNGQVAVLDLDGSNEAVLTEAIDRNCSPYPASRGPQWRDDEILFMVETGGCAHLWRAAATRAGACEPIVTGERMLSGFDAAGDTIAFVAGAPGSLPDVFVVANGRETQITDVTAALRDAGRTIAEPTAFTASPAEGVDVDCWIIEPEHDPDERVPLLLNIHGGPFSHYGSRCFDEFQLEVGAGFGVLYCNPRGSASYSQDWGRAIRWPECETDPGSGWGGVDYDDVMACVDEALKRNDWIDPDRIGVLGGSYGGYMTSWIIGHSDRFAAAISERSVNNLLTLDHGSDIAGSFVSYVGVRHIDDPEPYLRQSPIKFVRAMNTPLLILHSEDDLRCPVNQAEELFVALRLLGRTPEFVRFPGEGHELSRSGAPRHRVQRADIVIDFFRRHLGTR from the coding sequence ATGCTCGGCTTCCGACCTGAAGACGTCGCGCTGCTGGCCACCGCGTCCGATCCCCGGCTCGCCCCGGACGGCGCCCGCGTCGCGTACACCATCACCACCGTCGACCTGGAGCACAACCGCTACGCCTCCCGCGTCGAGGTCTCCTCGTGCGACGGGTCGGGCGATCCCGTCGTGCTCTCCGGGGCCGGCGCGAGCGCGGGGCTCGCGCGCTGGTCGCCGGACGGGCGGCGCATCGCGTTCACGAGTCACCCCGTCGACGACGACCAGGCGGTGTCGGAGATCCACGTCGTCGACGCGAGCGGCGGCGAACCGGTCGTCGTGTGCGCGTGCCCGTCGTCGCCGACGGAGATCGAGTGGTGTCCGGACGGCTCGTCCCTCGGGTTCGTCGCGCGCGACCCCGACCGCGAGCGCTACGGCGCGCCGGGCGAGGAGCGCAAAGAGAAGGACATGTCGCCGCGCCGCATCGAGCGGCTCTTCACGCGTCTCGACAACGAGGGTTGGATAACCGACCGTCCATCGCGCGTGTTCGTCGTCGACGCGGCTGCGTCCTCGCAGCCGCGCGTCGTCACCGACGGCCCGTTCGAGGCGGGTGGGCTCGCGTGGTCGCCCGACGGCCGTCGCCTCGCGTTCGCGTCGGCGCGCCACGACACGTGGGACATCGACTGGGCCCTCGACCTCTTCGTCGCCGACCTTGCGGGCGGCGCTCCGCAGCGGGTCACGACGACGGGACCCGTCTACGCGTTGCCGGCGTGGTCGCCCGACGGCGCTCGCCTTGCGTGCACCCGCATGCCGCCCGAGCTCGACGGACCGTGGAACGGGCAGGTCGCGGTCCTCGACCTCGACGGCTCCAACGAAGCCGTGCTCACCGAGGCGATCGACCGCAACTGCTCGCCGTATCCCGCGTCACGCGGTCCGCAGTGGCGCGACGACGAGATCCTGTTCATGGTCGAGACCGGAGGCTGCGCGCACCTCTGGCGCGCGGCGGCGACGCGCGCCGGCGCGTGCGAGCCGATCGTCACGGGCGAGCGCATGCTGTCGGGCTTCGACGCCGCCGGTGACACGATCGCGTTCGTCGCGGGCGCGCCGGGCTCGCTTCCCGACGTGTTCGTCGTCGCGAATGGTCGGGAGACGCAGATCACCGACGTGACCGCCGCGCTCCGCGATGCGGGCCGCACGATCGCCGAGCCGACCGCCTTCACGGCCTCGCCCGCGGAAGGCGTCGACGTCGACTGCTGGATCATCGAGCCCGAGCACGATCCCGACGAGCGCGTGCCGCTGCTCCTCAACATCCACGGCGGTCCGTTCTCGCACTACGGCAGTCGTTGCTTCGACGAGTTCCAGCTCGAGGTCGGCGCGGGGTTCGGCGTCCTGTACTGCAACCCGCGCGGCTCGGCGAGCTACTCGCAGGATTGGGGTCGCGCGATCCGCTGGCCCGAGTGCGAGACCGACCCCGGTTCGGGCTGGGGCGGCGTCGACTACGACGACGTCATGGCGTGCGTCGACGAGGCGCTGAAGCGCAACGACTGGATCGACCCCGACCGCATCGGTGTGCTGGGCGGAAGCTACGGCGGCTACATGACGTCGTGGATCATCGGGCACTCCGACCGTTTCGCGGCCGCGATCTCCGAGCGCTCGGTGAACAACCTGCTCACGCTCGATCACGGCTCCGACATCGCGGGCTCGTTCGTGAGCTACGTCGGCGTGCGCCACATCGACGATCCCGAGCCCTACCTGCGCCAGTCACCGATCAAGTTCGTGCGGGCCATGAACACGCCGCTGCTCATCCTGCACTCCGAAGACGATCTCCGCTGTCCGGTGAACCAGGCCGAGGAGCTGTTCGTCGCGCTGCGGCTCCTCGGGCGCACACCGGAGTTCGTGCGCTTCCCGGGTGAAGGCCACGAGCTGTCGCGTTCTGGTGCGCCGCGCCATCGCGTGCAGCGCGCCGACATCGTCATCGACTTCTTCCGCCGCCACCTCGGGACGCGTTGA
- a CDS encoding LLM class F420-dependent oxidoreductase, which translates to MRVSFKTVPQDSDWGSMRDMWLAADDIDVYDAGWNFDHFYPILQDDRTGPCFEGWTMLAALATITRRIRLGVMVTGNPYRHPALLANIAASVDVISDGRLELGIGAGWNEEESTAYGIDLPPLRERFDRLEEACEVIDLLLTKETASFRGRYYQLTDARCEPKPVQKPRPPILIGGGGEKRTLRIAARWADQWNAPGASPEVLAHKIEVLHRHCADVGRDPAQIEVSVQVRSGADAAQVAADASALVDAGAQHIIVGFRAPFDPARLEPIARALQDALPLSR; encoded by the coding sequence ATGCGCGTGTCGTTCAAGACCGTTCCGCAGGACTCCGACTGGGGGTCCATGCGCGACATGTGGCTCGCCGCCGACGACATCGACGTCTACGACGCGGGCTGGAACTTCGACCACTTCTATCCGATCCTCCAGGACGACCGGACCGGTCCGTGCTTCGAGGGCTGGACGATGCTCGCGGCGCTCGCGACGATCACGCGCCGCATCCGGCTCGGCGTGATGGTGACCGGCAATCCGTACCGCCACCCCGCGCTGCTCGCGAACATCGCCGCGAGCGTCGACGTGATCTCCGACGGGCGGCTCGAGCTGGGCATCGGCGCGGGCTGGAACGAGGAGGAGAGCACTGCGTACGGGATCGACCTCCCGCCGCTGCGGGAGCGCTTCGATCGCCTCGAGGAAGCGTGCGAGGTGATCGACCTGCTCCTCACGAAGGAGACCGCGTCGTTCCGCGGCCGCTACTACCAGCTGACCGACGCGCGCTGTGAGCCCAAGCCGGTGCAGAAGCCGCGCCCGCCGATCCTCATCGGCGGCGGTGGCGAGAAGCGCACGCTTCGGATCGCGGCGCGGTGGGCCGACCAGTGGAACGCTCCGGGCGCGAGCCCCGAGGTGCTCGCGCACAAGATCGAGGTGTTGCACCGGCACTGCGCCGACGTCGGGCGCGACCCTGCGCAGATCGAAGTCTCGGTGCAGGTGCGATCGGGCGCGGATGCCGCGCAGGTTGCCGCCGACGCATCGGCACTCGTCGACGCCGGCGCGCAGCACATCATCGTCGGCTTCCGCGCGCCGTTCGATCCCGCGCGTCTCGAGCCGATCGCGCGCGCGTTGCAGGACGCGCTGCCGCTCAGCCGTTGA
- a CDS encoding alpha/beta hydrolase gives MAELHTDGLRVYYERRGSGPPLLLLNGSGATLATSGMLLDLFTSRFDVAAHDQRGLGRTDVPSGPYSMADYAHDAVALLDALAWERVRVVGISFGGMVAQELAATFPDRVARLALVCTSPGGASASYPLHELADLTPDARAALRPQLLDTRFTPEWLAAHEGDRRLAAMMADRETAPAGSERARGEIEQLRARAGHDVLDRLGAITCPTLVASGRYDGIAPVANGEAIAQRVPNAELRVYEGGHAFFAQDPGALPEILDFLAAAAPPVFAGP, from the coding sequence GTGGCCGAGCTCCATACCGACGGACTGCGCGTCTACTACGAACGCCGCGGCAGCGGGCCGCCGCTGCTCCTCCTCAACGGCTCCGGCGCGACGCTCGCCACGAGCGGGATGCTCCTCGACCTCTTCACCAGCCGCTTCGACGTCGCCGCGCACGATCAGCGCGGCCTCGGGCGAACCGACGTGCCGTCGGGCCCGTATTCGATGGCCGACTACGCGCACGACGCCGTCGCGTTGCTCGACGCGCTCGCATGGGAGCGCGTGCGGGTCGTCGGCATCAGCTTCGGTGGAATGGTGGCGCAAGAGCTCGCAGCGACGTTCCCGGATCGCGTCGCGCGGCTCGCGCTCGTGTGCACGTCGCCGGGCGGCGCGAGCGCGTCGTATCCGCTGCACGAGCTCGCCGATCTCACGCCCGACGCGCGCGCCGCGCTGCGTCCGCAACTGCTCGACACGCGCTTCACACCCGAATGGCTCGCCGCGCACGAAGGCGACCGCCGGCTCGCGGCGATGATGGCCGACCGCGAGACCGCGCCCGCGGGCAGCGAGCGGGCGCGCGGCGAGATCGAGCAGCTGCGGGCGCGCGCCGGCCACGACGTTCTCGACCGGCTCGGCGCGATCACGTGTCCGACGCTCGTCGCGAGCGGTCGCTACGACGGCATCGCGCCGGTCGCAAACGGGGAGGCGATCGCACAACGGGTGCCGAACGCGGAGCTGCGCGTCTACGAGGGCGGTCACGCCTTCTTCGCGCAGGACCCCGGTGCGCTCCCCGAGATCCTCGATTTCCTCGCGGCCGCCGCGCCGCCGGTCTTTGCCGGACCTTGA
- a CDS encoding ROK family protein → MSTTTLAIDIGGTGLKATVLDAKGKPLHDRVRVPTTFPMPPTKLVDDLAKLVADLPPYDRVSVGFPGAVRDGKIRTAPAFSTERGLGTDIDDDLVRAWSGFDLATALGKRLDKPCRVANDADVQGAGAVSGKGLEFVMTLGTGVGTAVFSNGALAVHLELAHHPLSGGETYNEYLGDAALQKIGKKKWNKRVAKAVETVDALVLPDAILVGGGNAKHITADLGPKVRLVDNRAGLLGGIKLWEGPGLQ, encoded by the coding sequence GTGAGCACGACCACCTTGGCGATCGACATCGGTGGGACGGGGCTCAAGGCGACCGTGCTCGACGCGAAGGGCAAGCCGCTGCACGATCGCGTCCGCGTGCCGACGACGTTCCCGATGCCGCCGACCAAGCTGGTCGACGATCTCGCCAAGCTCGTCGCCGACCTGCCGCCCTACGACCGCGTATCGGTCGGCTTCCCCGGCGCGGTGCGCGACGGCAAGATTCGTACCGCGCCCGCGTTCTCGACGGAGCGGGGCCTCGGCACCGACATCGACGACGACCTCGTGCGCGCGTGGAGCGGCTTCGACCTCGCGACGGCGCTCGGCAAGAGGCTCGACAAACCGTGCCGCGTCGCGAACGACGCCGACGTGCAGGGAGCGGGCGCGGTGTCGGGCAAGGGACTCGAGTTCGTGATGACGCTCGGGACCGGTGTCGGCACCGCGGTGTTCTCGAATGGCGCGCTCGCGGTGCACCTCGAGCTCGCGCACCATCCACTCTCGGGTGGCGAGACGTACAACGAATACCTCGGCGACGCCGCGCTGCAGAAGATCGGCAAGAAGAAGTGGAACAAGCGCGTCGCCAAGGCGGTCGAGACCGTCGACGCACTCGTGCTCCCCGACGCGATCCTCGTCGGCGGGGGCAACGCGAAGCACATCACGGCGGATCTCGGCCCGAAGGTGCGCCTCGTCGACAACCGCGCGGGGCTGCTCGGCGGCATCAAGCTCTGGGAGGGACCGGGCCTGCAGTGA